The Candidatus Methylomirabilis limnetica DNA window ATATGAATGGGACTCCGAGAAGAACGAGTGGTTAAAAGAGGAAAGAGAGATCTCCTTCGAAAAGATACTATTTCATCTGGCCCGAGGTGACGTGTGGAAACTTGCCGGTCACCCCGATCAAGAGAACTATCCCAGACAGAGAATATATTTCGTGATTGTGGAGGAATACA harbors:
- a CDS encoding toxin encodes the protein MRYEWDSEKNEWLKEEREISFEKILFHLARGDVWKLAGHPDQENYPRQRIYFVIVEEYIYLVPHVVEKDYIFLKTIIPSRKATQAYKKEQEG